A portion of the Hoylesella buccalis ATCC 35310 genome contains these proteins:
- a CDS encoding metallophosphoesterase: MNKFFKQILFVVTLLFSFISSQAQTPADWKQMKASVNLYWVNDMGRNGYYDQKTIAQLMGTMAETVGPEAVIAVGDIHHFNGVQSVTDPLWMTNYELIYSHPELMCFWYPVLGNHEYRGNTQAVLDYAHVSRRWVMPARYYSKVFEGDGCTVRIVFLDTTPLISKYRKNVETYPDAHLQNLEQELAWLDSTLTAAHEDWVICVGHHPIYAQTSKSDKERADMQKYLLPVLQRHSNVSVYGCGHIHNFQYIKKKGDNINYWVNSAAALSRPVQPTDGTHWCDASTGFTVISANKQQLTLYAINKDGKILYTLPVKK; the protein is encoded by the coding sequence ATGAACAAGTTTTTCAAACAGATACTATTTGTTGTTACCTTACTTTTTTCTTTCATTTCCTCTCAAGCACAAACCCCTGCTGATTGGAAACAAATGAAAGCTTCTGTCAACCTGTATTGGGTGAACGATATGGGACGTAATGGTTATTACGACCAGAAAACTATCGCGCAACTGATGGGTACTATGGCGGAAACTGTTGGCCCCGAGGCAGTGATTGCTGTAGGTGATATTCATCATTTCAATGGCGTACAAAGCGTTACCGATCCTTTGTGGATGACAAATTATGAGCTAATCTATTCTCATCCAGAGCTGATGTGTTTTTGGTATCCTGTTTTGGGTAATCACGAATATCGTGGCAATACCCAAGCTGTACTCGATTATGCTCACGTGAGTCGTCGATGGGTAATGCCAGCTCGATACTACTCCAAAGTATTCGAAGGTGATGGGTGTACGGTGCGAATCGTTTTTCTCGACACTACTCCCCTTATCAGTAAATATAGAAAGAATGTCGAAACTTATCCTGATGCTCATTTACAAAACCTTGAACAAGAGCTGGCATGGTTGGACAGTACGTTGACTGCTGCACACGAAGATTGGGTGATTTGTGTGGGTCATCATCCCATCTATGCACAGACTTCGAAGTCGGATAAAGAACGTGCCGACATGCAGAAATATCTTTTGCCCGTGCTTCAGCGACATTCCAATGTGTCGGTATATGGCTGTGGGCATATACACAACTTTCAATATATCAAGAAGAAAGGTGACAATATAAACTATTGGGTCAACTCTGCAGCAGCTCTCTCACGTCCTGTACAGCCAACAGATGGCACCCATTGGTGCGATGCATCCACAGGATTTACAGTGATTAGTGCCAACAAACAACAACTCACCCTCTATGCCATCAACAAGGATGGTAAGATTCTGTACACCCTTCCTGTGAAAAAGTAG
- a CDS encoding TonB-dependent receptor domain-containing protein: MDKKLGVIFATNLQNTYRGTERELNKEVMANGEEAAYISAIKKRLYSIHDLNLGVHGKIDFTLDNHKIEWYNMYVRRQADNTRYSMDITTDYDFDLANGNWTRADEMRTLTQTQNIFASNIKGTHHFTRNLTVDWAGLFADAREKDPDRIYTTIKNTVTGGKVTKIFPASQERRFQHNDDKDWTGYVNLSWATPFREGLKAVWKTGAMYRNKKRNNRYYSYISVPSDNGILLPSNDIDAFHGIDWTLKTPRSQASQLNYDSKERIGAIYGMVTLTSPIYELVAGFRAEHTNQLYTMLQRFETTGSLGEQSYWDYLPSVSFRWTFKDKMNLRFSYYKSINRPGFYELVPYQVDGEDYTEKGNPLLKCARIDNLDLRWEWLPSQDEQVLLGVFYKYLKDPIETTFDVDQRQGNASYYMPQNLGNARNYGIELDVVKYIRHFGFKANYTYTHSAITTTKKRYIAKNQVENVDQTRPLINQAPHTANLSLLYKDTQHGWNGQLAAAYTGTQLVLVSPYYDSDEWEKHLFSLDLSGEKRFNNGISLFVKANNLLNSKRERYLKTVNEFNTKIPGQPNDRTIVGTYKYGRTFLVGVRVNL; the protein is encoded by the coding sequence TTGGATAAAAAGCTTGGCGTGATATTTGCTACCAACCTGCAGAATACGTATCGTGGCACCGAACGTGAGCTCAATAAGGAGGTGATGGCTAACGGTGAGGAAGCTGCCTATATCAGTGCCATCAAGAAGAGGCTCTATTCCATCCACGATCTCAACCTGGGCGTGCATGGAAAGATTGACTTCACACTTGATAATCATAAGATAGAGTGGTATAATATGTACGTGCGTCGTCAAGCGGACAATACACGCTACAGCATGGATATCACGACTGACTACGACTTTGACCTTGCAAATGGCAACTGGACACGTGCGGATGAGATGCGTACTCTGACACAAACGCAGAATATCTTTGCATCAAATATCAAGGGAACGCATCATTTCACGCGTAACCTCACTGTAGATTGGGCAGGACTTTTCGCAGATGCCAGAGAGAAAGATCCTGACCGTATCTATACCACTATCAAGAACACGGTGACAGGAGGCAAGGTTACTAAGATATTCCCAGCATCACAGGAGCGTCGTTTCCAGCATAACGACGATAAGGACTGGACGGGTTATGTCAATCTTTCGTGGGCGACTCCTTTCAGAGAAGGACTGAAAGCGGTGTGGAAAACAGGTGCTATGTATCGCAACAAGAAGCGTAACAATCGATATTACTCTTACATATCTGTACCCTCAGATAATGGTATCCTGCTGCCTTCTAATGATATTGATGCGTTTCATGGAATTGACTGGACACTCAAAACACCTCGTTCGCAAGCCTCACAACTCAATTACGACTCTAAAGAACGAATAGGTGCTATCTACGGTATGGTAACACTTACTTCGCCAATCTATGAGTTGGTTGCTGGATTTCGTGCCGAGCATACCAACCAACTATACACAATGTTGCAACGTTTTGAGACAACGGGTTCTCTTGGTGAACAGTCGTATTGGGATTATCTGCCGTCTGTTTCATTTCGCTGGACCTTCAAGGATAAGATGAATCTACGCTTTAGTTATTACAAAAGCATCAACCGCCCTGGATTCTATGAGCTTGTGCCTTATCAGGTGGATGGTGAGGACTACACAGAGAAGGGTAATCCGTTATTAAAATGTGCACGTATTGACAACCTCGATCTGCGTTGGGAGTGGTTACCATCGCAAGATGAACAGGTGCTTTTGGGTGTTTTTTATAAGTATCTCAAAGACCCGATTGAGACAACTTTCGATGTAGACCAGCGTCAGGGTAATGCCAGCTACTATATGCCTCAAAACCTTGGTAACGCTAGAAATTATGGTATTGAGCTTGATGTGGTGAAGTATATCCGCCACTTTGGATTCAAGGCCAACTATACTTATACGCATTCAGCCATCACCACGACCAAGAAACGCTATATTGCAAAGAATCAAGTGGAGAATGTTGATCAAACGAGGCCACTTATCAATCAGGCACCACATACCGCTAATTTATCTTTGCTTTATAAAGATACGCAACATGGGTGGAATGGACAATTGGCAGCAGCCTATACTGGGACACAACTAGTATTAGTATCTCCCTATTATGACTCAGACGAATGGGAAAAGCATCTCTTTTCGCTTGACCTGAGTGGGGAGAAGCGTTTCAACAATGGCATATCCTTATTTGTTAAAGCCAACAACCTACTAAACTCCAAACGCGAAAGATACCTAAAAACCGTTAATGAGTTTAATACCAAGATACCAGGACAACCAAACGACCGTACCATTGTAGGAACCTACAAATATGGACGCACATTTCTGGTTGGAGTGAGAGTAAATTTGTAA
- the priA gene encoding primosomal protein N', translated as MKYVDVIVPLPLEGTFTYSVPHNLAERVRFGVRVAVTFGASKVHTAIVVRVHQDKPAFNVKDIVDVIDDQPMLLEQQYQLWQWLSGYYMAPLGDVYNAALPAGLKVEENYKPRTETYIDLCEPLRNEQSLNVALDLLKRARNQREALMHFLRISHWETIEGTQTAEPVVDITREELMNVSRCSYAVIKSLVERKILFTYEREVGRLNDHGEEHLENVKRLNEAQQEAYNQIVFQFLKKNVVLLHGVTSSGKTEIYIHLIKKALEEKKQVLYLLPEIALTVQITSRLRHVFGNKLGIYHSKYSDAERVEIWKKQLSHHPYEVILGARSAVFLPFQRLGLVIIDEEHETSFKQQDPSPRYHARSAAIVLARMYGAKTLLGTATPSVESYYNACQGKYGLVTLTSRYKDIQLPEIRVVDTKDLQRRKMMTGPFSPPLIAAVNEALKNGQQVILFQNRRGFAPMIECRTCGWVPKCTNCDVSLTMHKSMNLLTCHYCGYTYRIPTVCPACGGTDLRGRGFGTEKVEEYVGQLFPEARVARMDLDTTRTRNAYGRIIDDFSSGRTNLLIGTQMVSKGLDFDRVSVVGILNADAMLNYPDFRAYEHAFMMMAQVSGRAGRKGQRGKVFLQTKNKDLAIIRQVVGNDYQGFYEALLEERRMFSYPPFYRLVYVFLRHRHDDVVETAGIEMGSRLRQGLGDRILGPDKPSIARVKNLHIRKIVIKLENGIDQKAVRLYLRTVQQQLLQDKRYAALQVYYDVDPL; from the coding sequence ATGAAGTATGTAGATGTCATTGTTCCGCTGCCTTTGGAAGGCACGTTCACCTATTCGGTTCCTCACAACTTGGCCGAGCGGGTGCGGTTTGGCGTGCGTGTGGCCGTGACGTTTGGTGCCTCGAAAGTGCATACCGCCATTGTGGTGAGGGTGCATCAGGACAAACCCGCCTTTAACGTTAAAGACATCGTTGACGTGATTGATGACCAACCCATGCTTCTGGAGCAGCAATACCAGCTGTGGCAGTGGCTGTCGGGGTACTACATGGCCCCGCTCGGCGACGTGTACAATGCCGCTCTGCCCGCCGGACTGAAGGTGGAGGAGAACTATAAGCCTCGTACGGAGACGTATATTGACCTGTGCGAGCCGCTGCGCAACGAGCAATCGCTGAATGTGGCCCTTGACCTGTTGAAGCGAGCGCGCAACCAGCGAGAGGCTCTCATGCACTTCTTGCGCATCTCACACTGGGAAACGATAGAAGGAACGCAGACGGCGGAGCCGGTGGTGGACATCACCCGGGAGGAGTTGATGAACGTGTCGCGCTGTTCGTATGCCGTGATCAAGAGCCTGGTGGAGCGTAAAATACTGTTCACCTACGAGCGGGAGGTAGGACGGCTCAATGATCATGGGGAGGAACATCTTGAAAATGTAAAACGTTTGAATGAGGCTCAGCAAGAAGCGTACAACCAAATTGTTTTTCAATTTCTCAAGAAAAACGTGGTTTTACTGCATGGCGTCACCTCCAGTGGCAAAACCGAAATCTACATACACCTTATTAAAAAGGCACTCGAGGAAAAGAAGCAGGTGCTGTATCTGTTGCCGGAGATAGCCCTCACGGTGCAAATTACCAGTAGGCTAAGACATGTGTTTGGCAACAAACTGGGCATCTACCATTCTAAATATAGCGATGCCGAACGTGTTGAAATATGGAAAAAACAGCTTTCGCACCATCCCTACGAGGTGATATTGGGCGCGCGCAGTGCCGTGTTTCTGCCTTTTCAGCGGCTCGGGTTGGTGATCATTGATGAAGAACACGAAACTTCTTTCAAGCAACAAGACCCTTCGCCACGCTATCATGCACGGTCGGCAGCCATCGTATTGGCAAGGATGTATGGCGCGAAGACCTTGTTAGGGACGGCCACACCGTCGGTGGAAAGCTATTATAACGCCTGCCAGGGCAAATATGGACTGGTGACCTTGACCTCGCGGTACAAGGACATTCAACTGCCGGAGATTAGGGTAGTGGACACGAAGGATCTGCAACGGCGCAAGATGATGACGGGACCTTTCTCGCCACCGCTTATCGCTGCGGTGAATGAAGCGTTGAAGAATGGGCAGCAAGTGATACTGTTTCAGAACCGACGCGGCTTCGCACCGATGATAGAGTGCCGCACTTGCGGTTGGGTTCCCAAGTGTACCAATTGTGATGTGTCGCTCACCATGCACAAAAGCATGAACTTGTTGACCTGTCATTATTGTGGTTACACCTATCGCATACCCACGGTTTGTCCCGCATGTGGCGGCACCGACCTGCGTGGTCGTGGCTTTGGAACGGAGAAAGTGGAGGAGTATGTGGGACAATTGTTCCCCGAGGCGCGTGTCGCCCGCATGGACTTAGACACCACGCGCACCCGCAATGCCTACGGAAGGATTATCGATGATTTCTCTTCCGGTCGCACCAATCTGCTCATCGGTACGCAGATGGTGAGCAAAGGGCTCGACTTCGACCGGGTTAGCGTGGTGGGAATACTCAACGCCGACGCCATGCTGAACTATCCAGACTTTCGCGCTTACGAACACGCCTTCATGATGATGGCGCAGGTAAGCGGCAGGGCTGGGCGTAAAGGACAGCGGGGAAAAGTGTTCTTACAGACCAAAAACAAGGACTTGGCCATCATCAGACAGGTTGTAGGGAATGACTATCAGGGATTTTATGAGGCACTGTTGGAAGAACGGAGAATGTTTTCTTATCCGCCCTTCTATCGGTTGGTATACGTTTTTTTGCGTCACCGGCACGACGATGTGGTAGAAACGGCCGGCATAGAGATGGGCAGTAGGCTCAGACAAGGGTTGGGTGACCGTATTTTAGGTCCTGACAAACCTTCGATAGCGCGCGTTAAAAACCTGCACATCCGCAAGATTGTCATCAAACTGGAGAACGGCATTGACCAAAAGGCTGTGCGCCTTTACTTGCGTACCGTGCAGCAACAGCTCTTGCAGGACAAGCGTTATGCCGCCCTGCAAGTGTACTATGACGTGGATCCGCTGTAA
- a CDS encoding TonB-dependent receptor — protein MKKIVLTTVLILGIIPVCFADSLTGVVKDKSTGETLIGTVVQVKGEKHHATSTGLDGSFVLKDLPNQGTITLIASYIGYQSKEVQVDMSTGKSVHLELEPELQELKEVVVKGFRTKDTDVSAYAMVKNSSQVLNVMSAQAIQVSPDVNVATVLQRVSGVTMQHDASGEASYAILRGMDKRYNYTLVNGVKIPSPDDKNRYIPLNIFPSDLMDRIIVSKSLTADMEGDAAGGVVDMNMKDAPGSFRLQANVATGASDFFWQGDKTQSPFGQISYDFLSAKRGNTTSTAPYERYGSTYDATNADFKNGGTQLSRRRVPMPNVHAGISIGNRFWIKSLA, from the coding sequence ATGAAGAAGATTGTTTTAACGACAGTGCTGATTTTAGGCATCATTCCTGTCTGTTTTGCTGATTCTTTGACGGGTGTAGTGAAAGATAAGTCGACAGGTGAGACGCTCATTGGTACCGTAGTTCAAGTGAAAGGTGAGAAACATCATGCCACCTCTACAGGCTTGGACGGTTCTTTCGTGTTGAAAGATCTGCCCAATCAAGGCACCATTACGTTGATAGCCAGCTATATTGGTTATCAATCCAAGGAGGTTCAGGTGGATATGTCCACAGGAAAGTCCGTTCATCTGGAGCTGGAACCAGAACTACAAGAACTAAAAGAAGTGGTTGTCAAGGGATTTCGAACAAAAGACACCGATGTAAGTGCTTATGCGATGGTGAAAAATTCGTCGCAAGTACTCAACGTGATGAGTGCACAAGCCATTCAGGTGTCACCTGATGTCAATGTGGCAACAGTGCTGCAACGTGTCTCTGGCGTAACAATGCAGCACGATGCGTCGGGTGAAGCCTCGTATGCCATTCTAAGAGGAATGGACAAAAGGTACAATTATACCTTGGTTAACGGCGTGAAAATACCCAGTCCTGATGACAAAAATCGCTATATTCCCTTGAATATCTTCCCTTCAGATTTGATGGACAGGATAATTGTCTCTAAGTCGCTCACTGCCGATATGGAAGGCGATGCTGCGGGTGGCGTGGTAGATATGAATATGAAAGATGCGCCAGGCAGTTTCAGACTTCAAGCGAATGTAGCAACAGGGGCAAGCGATTTCTTTTGGCAAGGCGATAAAACACAATCTCCATTCGGACAAATCAGTTACGATTTTTTAAGTGCGAAGCGTGGAAATACTACCTCTACGGCACCATACGAGCGTTATGGAAGTACGTATGATGCGACCAATGCCGACTTTAAGAATGGTGGAACGCAGCTTTCACGCCGCAGAGTACCAATGCCAAACGTCCACGCAGGCATCTCTATCGGCAATCGTTTTTGGATAAAAAGCTTGGCGTGA